A genomic stretch from Hypnocyclicus thermotrophus includes:
- a CDS encoding Do family serine endopeptidase encodes MKKVTVTLFFMTLISLVSFSATDQEEFVKVAQNLMPSIVNIRTKTTVKQTVVDPFEQFFFGESAPKQIEREGSSLGSGFVITKDGEIVTNNHVIEGASEIFVKFNNKKEYEAEIVGKDPETDIALLKIINTKDKFKPVKFADSDFLKVGQWAIAIGNPYGLNNTMTLGIISAIGRSGYGIERIEDFIQTDASINPGNSGGPLIDIYGNVIGVNTAIISKTGGNTGIGFAIPSNIVKKVVESIQKYGEVRRPFMGVRFQPDFTSKMAESMGLKDGKGALIAEIVDESPAAKAGLMRGDVITAINGRVVETYANAIAIISSFQPGEEISVTVYRKGKERNITLKLGSRSDESLNPSEAILGMQLRTLNEALRNKYKYSDTKEGVVVLNVDPASQAARIGIKEGYLIVEINNTIVKSLKDLKQVYNSIDEGENVLLYIENKDFGRYVLLKK; translated from the coding sequence ATGAAAAAAGTTACTGTTACATTATTTTTTATGACTTTAATAAGTTTAGTATCTTTTTCTGCAACAGATCAAGAAGAATTTGTGAAAGTAGCACAAAATCTTATGCCGTCAATAGTAAATATAAGAACTAAAACAACAGTAAAACAAACTGTAGTTGATCCATTTGAACAATTTTTCTTTGGAGAATCAGCTCCAAAACAAATAGAAAGAGAAGGAAGTTCTTTAGGATCTGGTTTTGTAATTACTAAAGATGGAGAAATAGTTACAAATAATCATGTAATTGAAGGTGCTTCAGAAATATTTGTAAAATTTAATAATAAAAAAGAATATGAGGCTGAAATAGTAGGGAAAGACCCAGAAACAGATATAGCGTTATTAAAAATTATTAATACAAAAGATAAATTTAAACCAGTAAAATTTGCTGACTCAGATTTTTTAAAAGTAGGACAATGGGCAATAGCTATTGGTAATCCATACGGATTAAATAATACAATGACATTAGGAATTATTAGTGCAATTGGTAGAAGTGGCTATGGAATAGAAAGAATAGAAGATTTTATTCAAACAGATGCTTCTATTAATCCAGGAAATAGTGGAGGGCCTTTAATTGATATTTATGGAAATGTTATAGGAGTAAATACAGCGATAATTTCTAAAACTGGTGGAAATACGGGGATAGGATTTGCTATTCCTTCAAATATAGTTAAAAAAGTAGTTGAAAGTATACAAAAATATGGAGAAGTAAGACGACCATTTATGGGAGTTAGATTCCAACCAGATTTTACATCTAAAATGGCTGAAAGTATGGGATTAAAAGATGGAAAAGGAGCTTTAATAGCAGAAATAGTAGATGAATCACCAGCAGCTAAAGCAGGACTTATGAGAGGGGATGTTATTACAGCTATTAATGGAAGAGTAGTAGAAACTTATGCAAATGCAATAGCAATTATATCATCTTTTCAACCTGGAGAAGAGATATCAGTTACAGTATATAGAAAAGGAAAAGAAAGAAATATTACTTTAAAATTAGGATCTCGAAGTGATGAAAGTTTAAATCCGAGTGAAGCAATATTAGGAATGCAGCTTCGAACATTAAATGAAGCTCTTAGAAATAAATATAAATATTCGGATACTAAAGAAGGAGTTGTAGTATTAAATGTAGATCCAGCATCACAAGCAGCTAGAATAGGTATAAAAGAGGGATATTTAATCGTAGAAATAAATAATACTATTGTAAAATCATTAAAAGATTTAAAACAAGTATATAATTCAATTGACGAAGGAGAAAATGTACTTTTATATATAGAAAATAAAGATTTTGGAAGATATGTTTTATTAAAAAAATAA
- a CDS encoding zinc ribbon domain-containing protein: MSNYKCPKCGNISYETDTVAMTGGGLSKIFDVQNKKFTTVTCTKCKYTEFFKAETSMLENIFDFFTD, translated from the coding sequence ATGTCAAATTATAAATGTCCAAAATGTGGTAATATCAGCTATGAAACTGATACTGTTGCTATGACAGGTGGTGGCTTATCAAAAATTTTTGATGTCCAAAATAAAAAGTTTACCACTGTTACATGTACTAAATGTAAATATACAGAATTTTTTAAAGCAGAAACATCTATGCTTGAAAATATTTTTGATTTTTTTACTGATTAA
- a CDS encoding tartrate dehydrogenase codes for MKRFKIAVIPGDGIGTEVINEGIKVLKKIEELESSISFEFKTFPWGCEYYLKTGKMMDDNGMEILKNFDAIYLGAVGFPGVPDHISLWDLLLKIRKGFDQYINIRPVKLLKGAPCPLKDVKREDIDMLFIRENSEGEYAGAGDWLFKDKPNEVVLQTGVFSRKGTERVIRYAYEIARKEGKTLTSISKANALNYSMVFWDEVFKEVGKEYPDVKTYSYLVDAAAMFMVKDPKRFEVVVTSNLFGDILTDLGAAIAGGMGLAAGANLNPEKKFPSMFEPIHGSAPDIAGKEISNPLASIWSVSQMMDFFGYEDWGKKILDAIEELLIDGKTLTPDLGGIAKTSEIGKAINKILEKK; via the coding sequence ATGAAGAGATTTAAAATAGCTGTTATTCCTGGGGACGGAATAGGAACAGAAGTAATTAATGAAGGAATTAAAGTGCTTAAAAAAATAGAGGAATTAGAATCTTCTATATCTTTTGAATTTAAAACTTTTCCTTGGGGGTGTGAATATTATTTAAAAACTGGTAAAATGATGGATGATAACGGGATGGAAATATTAAAAAATTTTGATGCTATCTATCTTGGAGCTGTTGGTTTCCCTGGAGTACCCGACCATATATCACTATGGGATTTATTATTAAAAATAAGAAAAGGTTTTGATCAATATATCAATATAAGACCTGTTAAATTATTAAAAGGTGCTCCTTGTCCTTTAAAAGATGTCAAAAGAGAAGATATTGATATGTTATTTATTAGAGAAAATAGTGAAGGTGAATATGCTGGAGCTGGTGATTGGTTATTTAAAGATAAACCAAATGAAGTAGTATTACAAACAGGAGTATTTTCTAGAAAAGGAACAGAAAGAGTTATAAGATATGCTTATGAAATTGCTAGAAAAGAAGGAAAAACTCTTACAAGTATTAGTAAAGCTAATGCCTTAAATTATTCTATGGTATTTTGGGACGAGGTATTTAAGGAAGTAGGAAAAGAATATCCTGATGTTAAAACTTATTCATATCTTGTCGATGCTGCTGCTATGTTTATGGTAAAAGATCCAAAAAGATTTGAAGTTGTTGTTACGTCAAATCTTTTTGGTGATATTTTAACTGACTTAGGTGCTGCAATCGCTGGGGGAATGGGGCTTGCTGCTGGAGCAAATCTTAATCCTGAAAAAAAATTTCCTTCTATGTTTGAGCCAATTCATGGTTCAGCACCAGATATCGCTGGCAAAGAAATATCAAATCCTCTTGCTTCTATATGGTCTGTTAGTCAAATGATGGATTTTTTTGGATATGAAGATTGGGGAAAAAAGATTCTTGATGCAATAGAAGAATTATTAATTGACGGAAAAACTCTTACTCCAGATTTAGGTGGAATTGCTAAAACTTCTGAAATAGGAAAAGCTATTAATAAAATACTTGAAAAAAAATAG
- a CDS encoding AAA family ATPase has translation MNNYSEKIQEILKEMNKIVIGQDEIIKKILIGIFIDGHILLEGLPGLAKSLTVNSLAKIFNVGFSRIQFTPDLLPSDIIGMEIYEEETKEFKVKKGPIFSNFILADEINRAPAKVQSALLEAMQERQITIGDTTFRLDNPFIVLATQNPIEQNGTYPLPEAQQDRFLFKLKIDYPKKEVERELIERISKGNIPEKVEVNILITQNDIETIKKEIEKVFISDVLKDYIIDIIFKTREKNNYIECGASPRATINILKAAKANAYISGRDYVSLEDIREVAYDILRHRIILSYEAEVDNITVENVVADILNSVEIK, from the coding sequence ATGAATAATTATAGTGAAAAAATACAAGAAATTTTAAAAGAGATGAACAAAATAGTAATTGGACAAGATGAGATTATAAAAAAGATTTTAATTGGAATTTTTATAGATGGCCACATTTTATTAGAAGGGCTTCCAGGTCTTGCAAAATCTCTTACTGTAAATAGTTTAGCTAAGATATTTAATGTGGGATTTAGTAGAATACAATTTACTCCTGACTTATTACCTAGTGATATTATAGGGATGGAAATTTATGAGGAAGAAACGAAAGAGTTTAAAGTAAAAAAAGGACCGATATTTTCAAATTTTATTTTAGCGGACGAGATAAATAGAGCACCAGCAAAAGTTCAATCAGCGCTTTTAGAAGCAATGCAAGAAAGACAAATAACAATAGGAGATACAACATTTAGGTTAGATAATCCATTTATAGTGCTTGCTACACAAAATCCTATTGAACAAAATGGAACTTATCCACTTCCAGAAGCTCAACAAGATAGATTTTTGTTTAAATTAAAAATAGATTATCCTAAAAAAGAAGTAGAAAGAGAATTGATAGAAAGAATTTCAAAAGGAAATATCCCTGAAAAAGTAGAGGTTAATATTTTAATTACGCAAAATGATATAGAAACTATAAAAAAAGAGATAGAAAAAGTTTTTATTAGTGATGTGTTAAAAGATTATATAATTGATATTATATTTAAGACTAGAGAAAAAAATAATTATATTGAATGTGGAGCATCTCCTAGAGCAACAATTAATATTTTAAAAGCAGCTAAAGCAAATGCATATATAAGTGGGAGAGATTATGTATCATTAGAAGATATTAGAGAAGTAGCATATGATATATTGAGACATAGAATTATTTTAAGTTATGAAGCTGAAGTAGATAATATAACAGTAGAAAATGTAGTAGCTGATATATTAAATAGTGTAGAGATAAAATAG
- a CDS encoding DUF58 domain-containing protein: MASKEILKKIKKIDINSKILSEHLLVGKYHSKFKGKGLEFSNIRKYTPGDDVRNIDWKISKKLQKTYIKEFIEERELSIYFLIDISNSNILQNRREYIAEIAGTIANSAIENGDKIGAYLFTNKIEKILKVNNTKKHLLAIIDAILTFQSENKDTNIKKSIEEFLSLKLKKGIVFLISDFYDENYEKEIKFLLKKHELILIRIFNKSFEALDKNIVYRFIDSETNQEILYKKNSENLNMKLNFNNYIEFEVGENYIPKLIKLFNYRGRK, translated from the coding sequence ATGGCTAGTAAAGAAATTTTAAAAAAAATAAAAAAAATAGATATTAATTCTAAAATATTAAGTGAGCATCTTTTAGTAGGAAAATATCATTCAAAATTTAAAGGAAAAGGATTAGAATTTTCTAATATTAGAAAATATACTCCTGGAGATGATGTTAGAAATATTGATTGGAAAATAAGTAAAAAATTACAGAAAACATATATAAAAGAATTTATAGAAGAGAGAGAACTTTCAATATATTTTTTAATAGATATTTCAAACTCGAATATTTTGCAGAATAGAAGAGAGTATATAGCAGAAATAGCAGGAACAATAGCTAATTCTGCTATAGAAAATGGAGATAAAATAGGAGCATATTTATTTACAAATAAAATAGAAAAAATACTAAAAGTAAATAATACTAAAAAGCATCTTTTAGCAATTATAGATGCTATTCTTACTTTTCAAAGTGAAAATAAAGATACAAATATAAAGAAATCTATTGAAGAGTTTTTAAGTTTAAAATTAAAAAAAGGGATAGTATTTTTAATTTCAGATTTTTATGATGAAAATTATGAAAAAGAAATAAAATTTTTACTCAAAAAACATGAGCTTATTTTAATTAGAATATTTAATAAATCATTTGAAGCACTTGATAAAAATATAGTTTATAGATTTATTGATAGTGAAACAAATCAAGAAATTTTATATAAAAAAAACAGTGAAAATCTTAATATGAAATTAAATTTTAATAATTATATAGAATTTGAAGTTGGAGAAAATTACATACCAAAATTAATAAAATTATTTAATTATAGAGGTAGAAAATGA
- a CDS encoding VWA domain-containing protein — protein MFKHFYLLFGLLPFLIIYFYKKEKAIKFPSIKILKTNLNTKKYKIGDYLILLSLVFFFIAFARPIERKIDKIEKKGIDIALLLDISQSMLQKDIKPNRLEKAKEVLENFVDSRKNDRFALSVFAATAYTRIPLTFDYDIIKNSIKEISVDDISNNKATAIGVGLVNAINRLKKSKNKSKVIILITDGENNFGDISPEAALNIAKKLGMKIYTIGVGGEYLKINSIFGTQIVKNNEIDEKLLLKIAKETNGKFYRVKDEKEFEDIFKTINKLEKTKIESNQFIQYKERYFIFDLIGYILLILGIIFKYFIYIIIP, from the coding sequence ATGTTTAAACATTTTTACTTGTTGTTTGGATTATTACCATTTTTAATTATATATTTTTATAAGAAAGAAAAAGCAATAAAATTTCCAAGTATAAAAATATTAAAAACAAATCTAAATACTAAAAAATATAAAATAGGTGATTATTTGATATTATTATCTTTGGTATTTTTCTTTATTGCATTTGCTAGACCAATAGAAAGAAAAATAGATAAAATAGAGAAAAAAGGTATTGATATAGCACTTTTACTTGATATATCTCAAAGTATGTTACAAAAAGATATAAAACCAAATAGATTAGAAAAAGCAAAAGAAGTTTTAGAAAACTTTGTAGATAGTAGAAAAAACGATAGATTTGCTCTTTCTGTATTTGCAGCTACGGCTTATACGAGAATACCACTCACATTTGACTATGATATTATAAAAAACTCTATAAAAGAGATAAGTGTAGATGATATTTCTAATAATAAAGCTACAGCAATAGGTGTTGGATTAGTTAATGCTATTAATAGACTTAAAAAAAGTAAAAATAAAAGTAAAGTAATAATATTGATAACAGATGGTGAAAATAATTTTGGAGATATTTCACCAGAAGCAGCACTTAATATTGCTAAAAAATTAGGAATGAAAATATATACAATAGGAGTAGGTGGAGAATATCTTAAGATTAATAGTATCTTTGGGACACAAATAGTAAAGAATAATGAAATAGATGAAAAATTACTTTTAAAAATAGCAAAAGAGACAAATGGTAAATTTTATAGAGTAAAAGATGAAAAAGAATTTGAAGATATATTTAAAACTATTAATAAATTGGAAAAAACTAAAATAGAATCTAATCAATTTATTCAATACAAGGAAAGATATTTTATATTTGATTTAATAGGTTATATATTATTAATTTTAGGAATAATATTTAAGTATTTTATTTATATAATTATTCCATAA
- a CDS encoding VWA domain-containing protein — protein sequence MDFVNKKLIYLIILNILIIIIYYIGSRKKINAKKKLNLNTDIFLEIFKGILYLIILNLIVVSLMQPRKFKKEVTIKSKSNNIFFLIDISKSMLSRDIFPNRLEVEKSIIKKIIENLSGEKIAFIPFSSGAYIQMPLTNDYDMAKMFLDIIDSDLISSGGTDIKDALNLIKNKITNKNDIIIILSDGGDEKIDIKKDYNIFSIGIGSEKGGTIPNIINGEESGFIKDKNGNIVISKLNKENLKKISKQYFEYYDIQNIISKIKNMKKQDREDKIRYYKEYYQYFLGSALLLLLIIYIIEYRRKV from the coding sequence ATGGATTTTGTTAATAAAAAGTTAATTTATTTAATAATTTTAAATATTTTAATAATTATTATATATTATATCGGAAGCAGGAAAAAAATTAATGCTAAAAAAAAGTTAAATTTAAATACAGATATATTTTTAGAAATATTTAAAGGTATTTTATATTTAATAATTTTAAATTTAATAGTTGTTTCTTTAATGCAACCAAGAAAATTTAAAAAAGAAGTAACAATAAAGTCAAAATCAAATAATATATTTTTTTTAATAGATATTTCAAAATCTATGTTATCTAGAGATATATTTCCAAATAGATTAGAAGTAGAAAAAAGTATAATAAAAAAAATAATAGAAAATTTATCAGGAGAAAAAATAGCATTTATACCTTTTTCCAGTGGAGCCTATATACAGATGCCACTTACAAATGATTATGATATGGCAAAAATGTTTTTAGACATTATAGATAGTGACCTTATATCAAGTGGTGGAACGGATATAAAAGATGCTCTAAATTTGATAAAAAATAAAATTACAAATAAAAATGATATTATAATTATATTAAGTGATGGCGGAGATGAAAAAATAGATATAAAAAAAGATTATAATATTTTTTCAATTGGAATTGGTAGTGAAAAAGGTGGTACAATACCAAATATTATAAATGGAGAAGAAAGTGGTTTTATAAAAGATAAAAATGGAAATATTGTTATAAGTAAATTAAATAAAGAAAATTTAAAAAAAATATCAAAACAATATTTTGAATATTATGATATACAAAATATTATTTCTAAAATAAAAAATATGAAAAAACAGGATAGAGAAGATAAAATAAGATATTATAAAGAATATTACCAATATTTTTTAGGAAGTGCATTATTATTATTACTTATAATTTATATCATAGAATATAGGAGAAAAGTATGA
- a CDS encoding BatD family protein — protein MLKKLILIFFLIQYISFAEIILDVSDTTVSLNQTFNLSVIFKNEKQKKFKINGIENFKILTTSTQSNTSIINTKVTKEIVYNYKLLPIKEGEFKLFIKNLKSNEIFIKVTTTSTSNINQKKDIFFKTNDLKKTYYYGEKIVFENHLISKKNINGLNIVSQDDFTNFSKKDMTPKNYDGKYIRIEGEKAIDLTIQKYILTPIQSGKFEINPTVLEVTTTSFDSFFDKNEYISSEKKSINILPLPEKNKPQNFSGIVGDFKVDYKYEKQNNNIVLKLKIRGEGNLDYLENLNINSNDFNIFQSVKNSNEIVMNNKVFVEKEFEIIFIPNKNGKVKISEIKIPYFNINKKDYENLIINKQIFNISGVKEEKKQEIIKNKENKENKENKITEDIQKENTNNIVYKEVEIKQINKQDDFKLYFYILLIVNIFYLLIKIVVIISNKKNRKNKIKLKNLKNSKNIKEFYNNYIAIIKNKYNINLKNTRKSELKKINQEILEIFEILEEKLVKNKDLNKTEKINLIKEIKKICK, from the coding sequence ATGCTAAAAAAGTTAATATTAATATTTTTTTTAATACAATATATAAGTTTTGCAGAAATAATATTAGATGTTAGTGATACAACCGTGTCATTAAATCAAACTTTTAATTTAAGTGTAATATTTAAAAATGAAAAACAAAAGAAATTTAAAATAAATGGAATAGAAAATTTTAAAATTTTAACTACTTCAACACAAAGTAATACATCTATAATAAATACTAAAGTTACAAAAGAGATAGTTTATAATTATAAACTTTTACCTATAAAAGAAGGTGAATTTAAACTTTTTATAAAAAATTTAAAAAGTAATGAAATATTTATAAAAGTAACAACTACTAGTACAAGTAATATAAATCAAAAAAAAGATATATTTTTTAAAACAAATGATTTAAAGAAAACATATTATTATGGCGAAAAAATAGTTTTTGAAAATCATTTGATTTCTAAGAAAAATATTAATGGATTAAATATTGTATCTCAGGATGATTTTACTAATTTTTCTAAAAAGGATATGACTCCTAAAAATTATGATGGTAAATATATTAGAATAGAAGGGGAAAAAGCTATAGATTTAACAATACAAAAATATATATTAACTCCAATTCAAAGTGGAAAATTTGAAATAAATCCTACAGTATTAGAAGTAACAACTACATCTTTTGATAGTTTTTTTGATAAAAATGAATATATTTCTTCTGAAAAAAAAAGTATAAACATTTTACCTTTGCCAGAAAAAAATAAACCACAAAATTTTTCTGGAATAGTAGGAGATTTTAAAGTAGATTATAAATATGAGAAGCAAAATAATAATATTGTATTAAAATTAAAAATAAGAGGAGAAGGAAATCTTGATTATTTAGAAAATTTAAATATAAATTCAAATGATTTTAATATATTTCAATCAGTAAAAAATAGTAATGAAATAGTAATGAATAATAAAGTTTTTGTAGAAAAAGAGTTTGAAATAATATTTATTCCAAATAAGAATGGTAAAGTAAAAATTTCAGAGATAAAAATACCTTATTTTAATATAAATAAAAAAGACTATGAAAATTTAATTATTAATAAACAAATATTTAATATATCAGGTGTTAAAGAAGAAAAAAAACAAGAAATTATAAAAAATAAAGAGAATAAAGAAAATAAAGAAAATAAAATAACAGAGGATATACAAAAAGAAAACACTAATAATATAGTTTATAAAGAAGTTGAAATAAAACAAATTAATAAACAAGATGACTTTAAATTATATTTTTATATTTTATTAATAGTAAACATTTTTTATCTATTAATAAAAATTGTTGTTATAATTTCAAATAAAAAAAATAGAAAAAATAAAATAAAATTAAAAAATTTAAAAAACTCTAAAAATATAAAAGAATTTTATAATAATTATATAGCGATTATAAAAAATAAATATAATATTAATTTAAAAAATACAAGAAAAAGTGAATTAAAAAAAATTAATCAAGAAATATTAGAAATTTTTGAAATATTAGAAGAAAAATTAGTTAAAAATAAAGATCTTAATAAGACAGAAAAAATAAATCTTATAAAAGAAATAAAAAAAATTTGCAAATAA
- a CDS encoding patatin-like phospholipase family protein, translating to MKKVLLLILLIFSINIYSNEDKKIGLSLAGGGGKGFFHVGVLKVLEEEKVPIDYIAGNSIGSIIGSLYAIGYTANDLEKITTMIDWVTIFDDTPSRREKPMDEKIFSDKYAFALPYEKNKVRTPQGVFYGEKIYLTLKDLMWNARYVKDFDEYPIPFRAIATDLISGNPVVFSKGDLAKTVHASMAIPSIFVPVRINGKLYCDGLVSRNFPVSDVKKMGADYVIGVNISEQEEEIENLSVLGILNHIVSYRGFDSTKQERKLADLLIETKELKNYSPTDYSKAKELIKLGERIAREHIEEIKKLSNPEKFERLQKRKKEFLKQVEKNYRELNFISRVEIKGLKKIQPELIYTILFKKVPFYITKEEMFEKIKKIYATQQFDKVYFEFEGEKLIIEVEERAANYLRVGFAINSYTGTKLFLSTDINNFNLKGYKTVIESEISDTPMVSLAHSFFYGIRNKYGMRAKFKYKANKFVYKNERYRTGLYNFDNFIGTISTPYLDGGIGLGVDFLKTEYSNKNSEFDSSYFYYIFRYDDLDKDNYPEKGQQLVLKNRLNIDIFNFEKNTKPNKFEFKYKNYIPIFKEKLTLINEYFYDNLKMETNNIGDIHYYSRVGSIKDKENLEFYGLRKDAVITDSINIYRIGLQKKLNNLTYLIGKINFGNYKDENSQNKFIRGYGLTLGYKSIIGPLNVSITNNALVSGSLIQFNFRFEI from the coding sequence ATGAAAAAAGTATTATTACTAATATTACTAATATTTTCAATAAATATATATTCTAATGAAGATAAAAAAATAGGTTTATCTCTTGCAGGAGGTGGAGGAAAAGGTTTTTTTCATGTAGGAGTATTAAAAGTTTTAGAAGAAGAAAAAGTTCCTATTGATTATATTGCGGGGAATAGTATAGGGTCTATTATAGGTTCTTTATATGCTATAGGATATACAGCAAATGATTTAGAAAAAATAACTACAATGATAGATTGGGTAACAATTTTTGATGACACCCCTTCGCGTAGAGAAAAACCTATGGATGAAAAAATATTTTCTGATAAATATGCTTTTGCTTTACCATATGAAAAAAATAAAGTGAGAACTCCACAGGGAGTTTTTTATGGTGAAAAAATATATTTAACATTAAAAGATCTTATGTGGAATGCAAGATATGTAAAAGATTTTGATGAATATCCAATACCATTTAGAGCTATAGCTACTGATTTGATATCAGGGAATCCCGTTGTATTTTCTAAAGGAGATTTAGCTAAAACAGTACATGCGAGTATGGCAATTCCTTCAATATTTGTTCCCGTAAGAATAAATGGTAAACTTTATTGTGATGGATTGGTTTCTAGAAATTTTCCTGTGAGTGATGTAAAAAAAATGGGAGCAGATTATGTAATAGGTGTAAATATTTCCGAACAAGAAGAAGAAATTGAAAATTTATCAGTATTAGGAATATTAAATCATATTGTTTCATATAGAGGATTTGATTCAACAAAACAAGAGAGAAAGTTAGCAGACTTACTTATAGAGACAAAAGAATTAAAAAACTATTCTCCAACAGATTATTCTAAAGCAAAAGAACTTATTAAACTTGGAGAAAGAATAGCTAGAGAACATATAGAGGAAATAAAAAAATTATCAAATCCAGAAAAATTTGAAAGATTACAAAAAAGAAAAAAAGAATTTTTAAAACAAGTAGAAAAAAATTATAGAGAATTAAATTTTATTTCTAGAGTAGAAATAAAAGGATTAAAAAAGATACAACCAGAACTTATTTATACAATACTTTTTAAAAAAGTTCCATTTTATATTACAAAAGAAGAGATGTTTGAAAAAATAAAAAAAATATATGCTACTCAACAATTTGATAAAGTATATTTTGAGTTTGAAGGAGAAAAATTAATTATTGAAGTAGAAGAAAGGGCAGCAAATTATTTAAGAGTTGGATTTGCTATTAATAGTTATACAGGTACAAAATTATTTTTAAGTACAGATATAAATAATTTTAATTTAAAGGGGTATAAAACAGTTATAGAAAGTGAAATTTCAGATACTCCTATGGTAAGTTTAGCACATTCATTTTTTTATGGGATAAGAAACAAATATGGAATGAGAGCAAAATTTAAATATAAAGCTAATAAATTTGTTTATAAAAATGAAAGATATAGAACAGGATTATATAATTTTGATAATTTTATTGGAACAATAAGTACACCTTATTTAGATGGTGGTATAGGTTTAGGAGTGGATTTTTTAAAAACAGAGTATAGTAATAAAAATTCTGAATTTGATTCTTCATATTTTTATTATATTTTTAGATATGATGACTTAGATAAAGATAATTATCCCGAAAAAGGACAACAATTAGTTTTAAAAAATAGATTAAATATTGATATATTTAATTTTGAAAAAAATACAAAACCTAATAAATTTGAATTTAAATACAAAAATTATATACCGATTTTTAAAGAAAAGTTAACTTTAATAAATGAATATTTTTATGATAATTTAAAAATGGAAACTAATAATATTGGAGATATCCACTATTATAGTAGAGTAGGAAGTATAAAAGATAAAGAAAATTTAGAATTTTATGGATTAAGAAAAGATGCAGTAATAACAGATAGCATAAATATCTATAGGATTGGATTACAAAAAAAATTAAATAATTTAACTTACTTAATAGGGAAAATTAATTTTGGAAATTATAAAGATGAAAATTCACAAAATAAATTTATTAGGGGTTATGGACTTACTTTAGGATATAAAAGTATAATAGGACCTTTAAACGTGAGTATTACTAACAATGCACTAGTATCTGGAAGTTTAATTCAATTTAATTTCAGATTTGAAATATAA
- a CDS encoding sigma-70 family RNA polymerase sigma factor produces MYITEYLKDISYYPLLTKEEEYQLSKKALAGSDEAREKLINSNLRLVVSVAKKYFGCGLSLPDLIQEGNIGLIKAVEKFNPDLGRRFSTYATWWIKQSILRALSTTKGAMRYPAYVHDNISKISKFIQKYKSENEELPPLNLIAHELEMKVKDVEKYLHLTNQSFVSLEDSFQDNVDLHSMVADETYIEENLLTQYEYYELWQQLNKLNEKEKVVIIYRYGLFNEKIHTLEEIGNMLNLTRERIRQIQIIALKKLKNKYKILYYN; encoded by the coding sequence ATGTATATAACAGAATATTTAAAAGATATTAGCTATTATCCGTTATTAACAAAAGAAGAAGAATATCAGCTTTCAAAAAAAGCTCTGGCTGGTTCAGATGAAGCTAGAGAAAAACTTATAAATTCAAATTTACGATTAGTTGTTAGTGTTGCTAAAAAATATTTTGGTTGTGGTTTATCATTGCCAGACCTTATTCAAGAAGGAAATATAGGCCTTATTAAAGCTGTTGAAAAATTTAATCCTGATTTGGGTAGAAGATTTTCTACATATGCAACTTGGTGGATAAAGCAATCTATTCTAAGAGCACTTTCAACTACAAAAGGTGCCATGCGTTATCCAGCATATGTACATGATAACATCTCTAAAATATCTAAGTTTATTCAAAAATACAAGTCAGAAAATGAAGAACTTCCTCCTTTAAACTTAATAGCCCATGAGCTAGAAATGAAAGTTAAAGATGTTGAAAAATATCTACATTTAACAAATCAATCTTTTGTTTCTTTAGAAGATTCATTTCAAGACAATGTTGATCTACATAGTATGGTCGCTGATGAAACTTATATCGAAGAAAACTTACTCACACAATATGAATATTATGAATTATGGCAGCAACTTAACAAATTAAATGAAAAAGAAAAAGTTGTTATTATTTATAGATATGGATTATTTAATGAAAAAATTCATACTTTAGAAGAAATAGGAAATATGCTAAATTTAACAAGAGAAAGAATACGACAAATTCAAATAATAGCCTTAAAAAAATTAAAAAATAAATATAAAATTTTATATTATAATTAA